One genomic window of Entelurus aequoreus isolate RoL-2023_Sb linkage group LG07, RoL_Eaeq_v1.1, whole genome shotgun sequence includes the following:
- the LOC133653122 gene encoding putative claudin-24: MDPRSLVLELVGVALSACAWWMLLACTLMSAWLTLSTELLPAEVYEMGLWETCVVQVHGALLCRRHDTPLALPRDIKLARALVCTALCSGLLALGLAIPGLHVVNVGDGRAKKVMKLSGGVVSLVCATLVLAAVSYVAHVAALRFFDESVPEIVPRWEFGDALFCGWTAGVLHLAAGVLMLASCASMRSFHAADPLETLQTGTLGTKTEFLLDAEWLQNGAATAEDSFHFHSSHCVRFHCLCSTRCTASLRLIHAEPLYLPDSARRWINLGSYAQTESK; this comes from the exons ATGGACCCGAGGAGTCTCGTACTGGAGCTGGTCGGGGTCGCGCTGAGTGCGTGCGCGTGGTGGATGCTACTGGCGTGCACTCTCATGTCCGCTTGGCTCACCTTGTCGACGGAGCTACTTCCGGCGGAAGTGTACGAAATGGGCCTGTGGGAGACGTGCGTGGTGCAGGTGCACGGCGCGCTCCTTTGTCGGCGTCACGACACCCCGCTGGCGCTGCCGCGTGACATCAAGCTGGCGCGCGCGCTCGTGTGCACGGCGCTGTGCTCGGGGCTTCTCGCGCTCGGGCTGGCCATACCGGGCCTGCACGTGGTCAACGTGGGTGACGGGCGCGCCAAAAAAGTGATGAAGTTGTCGGGTGGGGTGGTGAGTCTTGTATGTGCCACCCTGGTTCTGGCGGCGGTGTCCTACGTCGCTCACGTCGCCGCGCTGCGCTTCTTCGACGAGTCGGTGCCAGAGATAGTGCCGCGCTGGGAGTTTGGCGACGCGCTCTTCTGCGGGTGGACGGCAGGTGTGCTGCACCTGGCGGCAGGAGTGCTGATGCTCGCCTCGTGTGCGTCCATGCGGAGCTTTCACGCTGCTGACCCACTGGAGACGCTGCAGACCGGAACCCTCGGAACCAAGACAGA ATTTCTACTGGATGCGGAATGGCTGCAAAACGGCGCCGCCACGGCGGAGGACTCTTTCCATTTCCATTCAAGTCATTGTGTCCGTTTCCACTGCTTGTGCAGCACAAGGTGTACTGCATCCCTGCGCTTAATACATGCAGAGCCTCTATATTTGCCAGACAGCGCAAGACGGTGGATCAATTTAGGAAGTTATGCACAAACAGAAAGTAAATGA
- the LOC133653121 gene encoding frizzled-7-like yields the protein MATVGTWPLWLSYALPLLLPRGCAQQHKGFSSPEHGFCQTISIPLCTDIAYNQTIMPNLLGHTNQEDAGLEVHQFYPLVEVQCSADLKFFLCSMYAPVCTVLEQAIPPCRTLCDRARHGCEALMNKFGFQWPERLRCENFPVHGAGQICVGQNTSESNDPMPDPTPNLPELFNSPSHDFSNTAFSCPSQLKVPAYLSYRFLGAEDCGAPCEFSMPGGLMYFREEELKFGRLWIAFWALLCCVSTLFTILTYAIDAQRFPYPERSVVFLSGCYFMVALMYVAGFLLEEKVICVDKFKVDGWKMVVQGTKKEGCTILFIVAYFFSMASSIWWVILSLTWFLSAGKKWGHEAIEANSRHFHLVAWSMPALKTVTILAMGQVEGDLLTGVCYVGVYNVDALRGFVLAPLFISLLAGTSFLLAGFVSLFRIRTTMKLGGTETEKLEKLMVRIGVFSVLYTLPTTTVVACHFYEQTLRPQWELTWRLWTCKQLAVPCPSGNFTPKMPVFTVFMIKYMMHMNVGITSGFWIWSGKTVESWCHFYKRLSGSELGDATL from the coding sequence ATGGCTACTGTGGGGACCTGGCCGTTGTGGTTGAGCTATGCCCTCCCCCTGCTGCTTCCACGGGGCTGTGCTCAGCAACACAAGGGGTTTTCTAGCCCTGAACATGGATTTTGCCAGACTATCTCGATCCCACTGTGTACTGACATCGCCTATAATCAGACCATCATGCCCAACCTACTGGGCCACACTAACCAAGAAGACGCCGGGCTGGAGGTTCACCAGTTCTACCCACTTGTCGAAGTCCAGTGCTCTGCAGACCTTAAGTTCTTCCTGTGCTCCATGTACGCACCAGTGTGCACCGTTCTAGAACAAGCTATCCCACCCTGCAGGACTCTGTGTGACCGCGCTCGGCACGGCTGTGAGGCACTAATGAATAAATTTGGCTTTCAGTGGCCAGAAAGACTGCGCTGCGAAAACTTCCCTGTCCACGGTGCCGGACAGATCTGCGTGGGTCAGAACACATCTGAGAGCAACGATCCAATGCCAGATCCTACGCCGAATCTCCCAGAGCTGTTCAACTCGCCATCACACGACTTCAGCAACACAGCTTTTTCCTGCCCATCACAACTGAAGGTACCGGCTTACCTCAGCTACCGCTTTCTCGGTGCAGAGGACTGCGGGGCCCCCTGTGAGTTCTCCATGCCTGGTGGACTGATGTACTTCAGAGAGGAGGAGCTCAAGTTTGGACGGCTCTGGATTGCCTTTTGGGCTCTATTGTGTTGTGTCAGCACTCTCTTCACCATCTTGACTTACGCAATAGACGCACAGCGCTTTCCGTACCCCGAGAGATCTGTTGTCTTTCTCTCAGGTTGCTACTTTATGGTAGCCCTGATGTACGTTGCCGGCTTCCTGCTGGAGGAAAAGGTCATCTGTGTGGACAAGTTTAAGGTGGACGGTTGGAAGATGGTGGTTCAGGGTACCAAAAAAGAGGGCTGCACTATCCTCTTTATCGTGGCCTACTTCTTCAGTATGGCGAGCTCCATCTGGTGGGTCATTTTGTCTCTCACCTGGTTTCTGTCAGCGGGGAAGAAGTGGGGACACGAGGCCATAGAGGCAAATTCCAGACACTTCCACCTGGTGGCATGGTCGATGCCAGCTTTGAAAACTGTCACCATCCTGGCAATGGGGCAGGTGGAGGGTGACCTTTTGACCGGCGTGTGCTACGTGGGCGTGTACAATGTTGACGCTCTGCGGGGCTTTGTGCTGGCACCGCTCTTCATCTCCCTCCTCGCCGGGACTTCTTTTTTGCTAGCTGGCTTTGTGTCGCTCTTCCGCATTCGCACCACCATGAAGCTTGGTGGTACTGAGACGGAGAAGCTAGAGAAGCTGATGGTGCGGATTGGTGTGTTCAGCGTGCTGTACACGCTACCCACCACCACTGTGGTAGCTTGCCACTTTTACGAGCAGACACTTCGACCGCAGTGGGAACTCACGTGGCGTTTGTGGACGTGCAAGCAACTCGCAGTTCCATGCCCTTCTGGCAATTTTACTCCGAAGATGCCGGTATTCACTGTGTTCATGATCAAGTACATGATGCACATGAATGTTGGGATCACATCAGGCTTCTGGATCTGGTCTGGAAAAACTGTGGAGTCCTGGTGTCACTTTTACAAGAGACTGAGTGGCTCAGAGCTGGGAGATGCAACACTATAG